Within Acidobacteriota bacterium, the genomic segment TTCATGGCCGCGCGCGCTTCGCGTTCCTGTGTCTTCTTGGCTTCAGTGGCGCGTTTGTCATACAGCTTTTTGCCTCTGGCCAAACCGATTTCGCATTTGATCAGATTGCCCTTGAAATACAGCTTGGTCGGAACCAACGTCAGTCCCTTTTCCTGAATTTTGGCCTGCAATCGGATGATTTCGCGTTTATGCATTAACAAACGACGATCACGATCGGGGTCATGGTTTTGCCGGTTGCCGTGTGTGTACGGGCTGATGTGAACGTTGAGCAGCCAAGCTTCGCCATCGCGCACAGTCACGTAACCGTCTTTCAGATTTGCCCTGCCTCCGCGAGCCGATTTGACTTCCGTGCCGGTCAATTGAACGCCAGCCTCATATGTTTCCAGGATGAAATAGTTGTGATACGCCTCGCGATTGGTGGCCAGGGTTTTCCTTTGTTCTGTATCTGTCTTCTGTGTCATTCGGTCTGCTTATGCTCTTTCCGATTTCAGCGGTCGCTCCATCAATTCAATTTCCAATTCGCGCGGAGTTTTTCCTTCGTAAAGCATCTGGTACACGCCGGCGGTGATGGGCATTTCAATGCCAAGTTTTTTTGCCAGATCGTTGGCGGCTTTCGCGGTTTTGACGCCTTCAGCAACTTCGCGCATGTCGTGGACGATTTCTTCCAACTTTCGGCCGCGACCGAGTTCAAAACCGACACGCCGGTTGCGCGACAAACTGCCGAAACAAGTCAACACCAGATCTCCCATTCCGGCCAATCCGGCGAGCGTGTCAGCGCGGCCGCCGAGTTTCACCGCCAGCCGTGTCATTTCAGCCAAGCCACGAGTGACCAGCGCAGCCTGACTATTGTAGCCCAAGCCAAGCCCGTTCACGGCTCCGGTGGCAATCGCCATCACGTTTTTGATCGCTCCAGCGATTTCGACGCCGATAACGTCGTTGTTCGTGTATACACGAAAGCGGCTGGATGAAAGCGCCTGTTGAATTTCCGCCGCCCAGTTCATCGAACGCGAAGCGGCAACAATAGCGCAAGGTTCGTCCCGGGCAACTTCCTGTGCAAAGCTGGGGCCGGACAGCACGACATATTGCGGCTCAAAATGATCTTTCAACACATCGCGCGCAACTTCTTCCATGCGCATCTGAGTTTCGTTCTCGATGCCCTTGGTCGCGCTGACAAAAATCATTTGCGGCGTCAGATACGGCAGCATTTGCCCATACACTTCGCGGCTGACGTGTGACGGCACGGCGGTTAAAACGATTTCGGCTTCGGCCAGAGCCAGCGCCAGATCATCCGTCGGCGAAATCGCCTCGGTCAGCGCAAAGCCCGGAAGATAGACTTTGTTTTCACGTTCGCATCGTAAACATTCAGCAACTTCCGAGCTGTGTGCCCAAAGCCGGATTTGGTTCCCCCCGCGTGCGGCAACCAGCGCCAGCGCCGTCCCCCAACCTCCAGCTCCAATAATTGCAATTTGTTTCATCTTCAAGCTTCGGACGCCGTCGGCTCCGGATTCCGTGGCGTTCGCCCCTGCAAACGAAAAAATCCAAAAGCTGCGATCATCGCCAGCATTAGTGCGCTCACGTAAAACAGGTTGACGATGCCGAGCTTGGCCGCCAGGGAACCCGAAAAGATCAGCCCGACGACTTGCGAAATAGACAGCAGCGACCAGACGCTGCTGCTTACACGACCCACCATTTCCATGGGCGTTTCGCTTTGGATCAGCGTCATCGAGGGAATCATGATCAGCCCGGAGCCAATGCCGATGCCGAACATCCCAACTGCGGCCATCGGGATATTGCCAAACGATGCCATCACCGCCACCGATACACCAATGACCAGCAACCCTTCGATCACCATGCGAGATTTGGCGCGAGCTTTGGCAAATTTGCTGATCACAATCGTGCAAAGAATCATTCCAATACCGATCAACGAATTGACTACACCAAACACAACTTCATTTGCTTTCAAATTGTCGCGGACGAACACCGCCACCAGCGGCCCGAAACAACTAATGGCAAACATTCCCGCCGTCAGCGCCAGAATCACAAACGAAATGTTGGCATGCGTCAGAATGAATTTCATGCCTGCGCCGAATTCGGAAATGATCGACCGGACCGAGGTTTTCTTTTCGGTCGCCGCCGGAGTTTGCACACGATTGATGACCAGCGGAGCAATCATCAAGGCCGAAAACAGAAAACTGCTGCCGTCAATCAAGTAACACACGTACGCCCCGAACCAGCCAACCAATGTCCCCGCCAAGGCTGGTGTGATAATTCGTATGACCTGCATTGCCTGTTGCATCATCGCGTTTGCAGACATCAAACCGTTCGGCGGAACCAGCGTTCGCAAGGTCACCGATTGCGCCGGAATGAAAAACGTCGAAACAAAACTCAGCGCCAGCAAAACCGCGTAAATGCCGTACAAATTGGGGATTGCAATCAGCACAAAGATCAATCCGGCGCGAATCAAATCGCTGGTGATCATCGTCTGTTTCAGGTTCCAGCGGTCAACAAACACTCCGGCAATCGGCCCAAAGAAAGCAAAGGGCACAAGAAACGCCACGCTGATGAAAGTAACTTGGGTCGCCGTAGCATGCAGCTTGAACGATGCATAACTGAGCACGGCGAAGATCGCCAGAAAATCCCCAAGCAGACTGACTAATTGCCCCATCCACAATCGGCGAAACGCCGGAATCTTCATGACTTCTTGAATCGAAAGCTGTTGTTGTTGGACTGCCTCCATCGTGTTGCCCACTCCTTTTGGCTAATCGCTTTTACTTCGCTGCGCCAAATTTGTTTTCCGTTCCGGCCATCAGCCGACTGATGTTTTCGTGATGTTTGATGATGATAATCGCCGACGACGCGCAAAGCGCTGCGAGGATCGGCAAAAAGTTGATGATCGGTTCAATCCACAAATGCATTGCCAACACCCACAGCGGGACAAAAGCCGCCGCCAGGATCGACCCCAACGAAACAAAGCGGGTTCGCCAGACGATCACGAAAAAAACGATTGCCGCCGCCAACACCGCCCACGGCACAATGGCCAGAAACACGCCCAACCCCGTCGCCACGCCCTTGCCCGCTTTGAATTTCAACCACACTGGGAAGCAATGCCCAACAACAGCCAGCACTCCCGCGCCAGCAACAACCCACGAAGTTCCCTCTTCTCCGGTCAGCAGTCTCGCCACGATCACTGCGGCAACGCCTTTCAGCGCGTCAAAAATCAGCGTGACGATGCCTGCGCCTTTGCCCGCTTTTCGCGTGACGTTGGTGGCACCGGTTCCGCCGCTGCCGGTTTCGCGAATGTCAGCGCCGCTGGCGATTTTGACGATCAAAAAACCAAAAGGAATCGAGCCGAGAAGATAAGCAAGAACAAGGGCAAGTGTGTTCATAGTTGGTTCGCAGTTCACAGTTCGCGGTTCACTGAATCAGCCATCGCTGTGAACTGTGAACTGCGAACTTTTCATTTGATCCTTCTTCGCAGCATATCCAACGCCGCGTTGACCGTTAGCGTGCGTATGAATTGGCGGTCGCCGGGGAAAATTACCTTTCGCGCCGTCACCGTGTCTTCGTCGGCCAAAGCGATGTACACCAGACCAACCGGCTTTTCTTCCGTTCCTCCGCTGGGACCTGCGATTCCTGTGACGCCAATGCCAAAGGTCGAACCGGCGAGTTTTTGGACTCCCGAAGCCATTGCGCAGGCGACCGGTTCACTGACCGCGCCATGCTCTTCCAGCATTTCTTTCGGCACGCCGAGCGTTCGCATTTTCGCTTCGTTGGAATACGTCACGGCGCCTTCCAGAAAATACTCCGAACTGCCGGGAACTTCCGTGATGCGTCCGGCCAGCAACCCGCCGGTGCAACTTTCCGCCGTCGCCAGTGAGTATCCGCGCCAGCGCAACAATTCACCGACGACTTGTTCAAGCGTTTCGTCCCGGCGCGAATAAATGTATTCGCCCAAAACCTCGTCAAGCTGCCCGCTGAGTTCATCCAGCAAGCGATTGCCTTCGGTTTCGTTTTTCACCTGCGCGGTCAGATGCAATTCGATCTGGCCGTCTTTGAATAGGATGGTCGTCGAAGGGTTTTTGTATTTGGTGTAAACCGGCGCTGCTTTTTCATCCACGGCGGATTCGCCAAGCCCGAAAATGCTGAGTTTGCGTCGTAGGATCAACACATCGCCGACACGCTGTTTCAACACCGGAGTGACCACCGAATCGAACATCGGCTTCATTTCGCGCGGCGGCCCGGGCAGCATCGCAATTGTGCATTTGCCTTCTTCAATCAGCATCCCCGGAGCCGTGCCGTTCGGATTCGGCAACACCTGGGCGCGCTCGATCACAAATGCCTGCCGCGCGTTGATTTCCGGCATCGGCATGTTTCGTTTGGCAAAACGCGCTCGCAGCTTTGTCAAAATGTCATCGTCCAGAATCAGTCGGCGTTTGAGAACGCGCGCAAAAATCTTCCGCGTGATGTCGTCTTCCGTGGGCCCAAGTCCGCCAGTAGCAATGACGATTTCGGATCGTTTCATCGCATCGCGAACCGTTTCTTCCAGCCGCCCTTCGTCGTCGCCGACAATCGTTTTGAGCTTCACGTCAATGCCCATCGAATTCAACCGTTCGGTCAGCCACAACGAATTGGTATCCAGGCGAAACGGCGTCAACATCTCAGAACCGATGGCGATAATTTCAGCGTTGAGCATAAAAAGTAGAGCGAACTGCCGATTCGCTCAGCCTCCTGTTGGAAAAGCAAAAGGGTTCAACTCGCAATTTGCATTGCCAATGACAGCAGCACGGCAGCGTAAATCCCGGCGATGATGTCGTCCATCATCACGCCCAAGCCTCCGGTCAACGATTGCAACCCATTGATCGGAAATGGTTTGAAAATGTCGAAGGCGCGAAACAAAAAGAATCCCGGAATCATCCACCAGCGCCATTGATTCCCCAGCGCGGCCAGAAATGGCGCGATGAACACAAAGGTAATGACCTGACCACAAACTTCATCAATCACAATTTGCCCGGAATCTTTTTTGCCGAAGACGGTTTCGGCTCGCGTGCCAGCCCAAATGCCGACCCAGCCCAGAACAACGCTGACAATGATCAATAGGTTTTGCAGCAACGCTACATTCGATTTGAACGTAACAATCAATCCGTAGGCAATCAATAATCCGACCAGTGATCCCCACGTTCCAGGAGCGATGGGCACAAAGCCCGCGCCTCCGCCCGTGGCAATGATGACCGCCAACCAGTCTGTGGCTCCTTGTGAATTGAAAGATTTGCCGCGTTTGTCGGCGAAGGGTGCGGGATTTGTCATCGTGATGTTTAAGTTTGTTAAAGAGACGTTCTTATGTCGCGCTAGCGGTGCCCTGGAAGAATGAAAATCGCTCGGGGAGAGTAGCCGCAACCAGCCATGGTTGCGCGGTTTTATGAACTCGCCTTTTCAGAGAACTACGCAACCATGGCTGGTTGCGCTACCTTTCCAAGAAGTTCAAACAACTCTGGCGACCAGATCGTATTCGTGCGCTTCGGTAATTTCGATGTTGATGAAATCTCCGGGTTGCGCATTGAAGTTTTCGGGGATGTCGTTTATCAGCACGTGGCCGTCAACTTCCGGAGCCTGCGATTCCAAACGAGCCTGCAACAGCAGATCGGTTTCCTGTGAAACGCCTTCCAGCATGGCGCGGAACTGTTTGCCGATGACGGCTTTGTTTTTCTTTTTGGAGATTTTCGCCTGCTCGCGCATCAGTTTGGCGCGGCGAGTTCGCATCACGCGCGCCGGAACTTTGCCATCCAGGTCGAACCCGTGCGTGCCTTCTTCGTCGGAGTAAGTGAACACGCCAACGCGGTCGAATTCCACATCGCGGACGAACTGCATTAACTCTTCAAAGTCTTCGTCCGTTTCGCCGGGAAAGCCTACGATCAACGTCGTTCGCAGCGTGATGTCCGGCACGAACTGTTTGGCGCGGTTCATCAGTTTTTCCAGCAATTGGCGATTGCCGCCTCGCCGCATTCGTTTGAGCATATTGGCGCTGGCGTGTTGCAATGGCATATCCAGGTAATTGCAAACCTTTGGCTCTTCCGCCATTGCAGCCAGCGTCGCGTCACTCAAAGAATTCGGATAGGTGTACATCACGCGAATCCATTCGATGCCGTCCACTTTTGCCAGGCTTCCCAACAAGTCGGCCAAGCCGTCTTTGATGCCCAAATCCAAACCATATTGGGTCGAATCCTGTGAAATCAGCACCAACTCTTTGACGCCCTGCTCAGCCAGACTTTCGGCTTCGCGCAGGATGGAACCGGCGCGCCGGCTGCGGTAATTGCCGCGCATTTGCGGAATCGCACAGAACGCGCAGGTGTGATCGCAGCCTTCGGCAATTTTGACGTATGCGAAATGTTTCGGCGTCGCCAGCACGCGCGGCGACGTTTCGTCATACAGGTATGTCGGCAAACCGCGCGTCATCCAGGCGTTTGAGGCCACAAAGGCCGCGTCCTGAGCCGCCACCGCCGCCGGATCAACCGCCGCAACGATTTTTTCCAGTTCACTGGTTCCCAGCACGGCGTCCACTTCCGGCAATTGATTCAGCAAATCCTGCCGGTATCGTTCGACCAGACATCCGGCAACCACCAACCGTTTCAGGTTCGCCGATTCTTTCAACTCGGACATTTCCAGAATCGTGTTGATGGATTCTTCCTTGGCCGTCTGGATGAAGCCGCAGGTATTGATGACCATCACGTCGGCGGCTTCGCGGTCGTTGGTCAGTTCATAACCATGTTTTTGCAATTGCCCCATCATGACTTCGCTGTCCACCAGATTTTTGGGACAGCCAAGACTGACGAAACCGATCTTTTGGATTTCAGAACTCATCAGGTGTT encodes:
- a CDS encoding NAD(P)-dependent glycerol-3-phosphate dehydrogenase — its product is MKQIAIIGAGGWGTALALVAARGGNQIRLWAHSSEVAECLRCERENKVYLPGFALTEAISPTDDLALALAEAEIVLTAVPSHVSREVYGQMLPYLTPQMIFVSATKGIENETQMRMEEVARDVLKDHFEPQYVVLSGPSFAQEVARDEPCAIVAASRSMNWAAEIQQALSSSRFRVYTNNDVIGVEIAGAIKNVMAIATGAVNGLGLGYNSQAALVTRGLAEMTRLAVKLGGRADTLAGLAGMGDLVLTCFGSLSRNRRVGFELGRGRKLEEIVHDMREVAEGVKTAKAANDLAKKLGIEMPITAGVYQMLYEGKTPRELEIELMERPLKSERA
- the plsY gene encoding glycerol-3-phosphate 1-O-acyltransferase PlsY encodes the protein MNTLALVLAYLLGSIPFGFLIVKIASGADIRETGSGGTGATNVTRKAGKGAGIVTLIFDALKGVAAVIVARLLTGEEGTSWVVAGAGVLAVVGHCFPVWLKFKAGKGVATGLGVFLAIVPWAVLAAAIVFFVIVWRTRFVSLGSILAAAFVPLWVLAMHLWIEPIINFLPILAALCASSAIIIIKHHENISRLMAGTENKFGAAK
- the smpB gene encoding SsrA-binding protein SmpB, which produces MTQKTDTEQRKTLATNREAYHNYFILETYEAGVQLTGTEVKSARGGRANLKDGYVTVRDGEAWLLNVHISPYTHGNRQNHDPDRDRRLLMHKREIIRLQAKIQEKGLTLVPTKLYFKGNLIKCEIGLARGKKLYDKRATEAKKTQEREARAAMKNRTRDE
- the rimO gene encoding 30S ribosomal protein S12 methylthiotransferase RimO, whose amino-acid sequence is MSSEIQKIGFVSLGCPKNLVDSEVMMGQLQKHGYELTNDREAADVMVINTCGFIQTAKEESINTILEMSELKESANLKRLVVAGCLVERYRQDLLNQLPEVDAVLGTSELEKIVAAVDPAAVAAQDAAFVASNAWMTRGLPTYLYDETSPRVLATPKHFAYVKIAEGCDHTCAFCAIPQMRGNYRSRRAGSILREAESLAEQGVKELVLISQDSTQYGLDLGIKDGLADLLGSLAKVDGIEWIRVMYTYPNSLSDATLAAMAEEPKVCNYLDMPLQHASANMLKRMRRGGNRQLLEKLMNRAKQFVPDITLRTTLIVGFPGETDEDFEELMQFVRDVEFDRVGVFTYSDEEGTHGFDLDGKVPARVMRTRRAKLMREQAKISKKKNKAVIGKQFRAMLEGVSQETDLLLQARLESQAPEVDGHVLINDIPENFNAQPGDFINIEITEAHEYDLVARVV
- a CDS encoding MFS transporter, with the translated sequence MEAVQQQQLSIQEVMKIPAFRRLWMGQLVSLLGDFLAIFAVLSYASFKLHATATQVTFISVAFLVPFAFFGPIAGVFVDRWNLKQTMITSDLIRAGLIFVLIAIPNLYGIYAVLLALSFVSTFFIPAQSVTLRTLVPPNGLMSANAMMQQAMQVIRIITPALAGTLVGWFGAYVCYLIDGSSFLFSALMIAPLVINRVQTPAATEKKTSVRSIISEFGAGMKFILTHANISFVILALTAGMFAISCFGPLVAVFVRDNLKANEVVFGVVNSLIGIGMILCTIVISKFAKARAKSRMVIEGLLVIGVSVAVMASFGNIPMAAVGMFGIGIGSGLIMIPSMTLIQSETPMEMVGRVSSSVWSLLSISQVVGLIFSGSLAAKLGIVNLFYVSALMLAMIAAFGFFRLQGRTPRNPEPTASEA
- a CDS encoding phosphatidylglycerophosphatase A, yielding MTNPAPFADKRGKSFNSQGATDWLAVIIATGGGAGFVPIAPGTWGSLVGLLIAYGLIVTFKSNVALLQNLLIIVSVVLGWVGIWAGTRAETVFGKKDSGQIVIDEVCGQVITFVFIAPFLAALGNQWRWWMIPGFFLFRAFDIFKPFPINGLQSLTGGLGVMMDDIIAGIYAAVLLSLAMQIAS
- a CDS encoding competence/damage-inducible protein A translates to MLNAEIIAIGSEMLTPFRLDTNSLWLTERLNSMGIDVKLKTIVGDDEGRLEETVRDAMKRSEIVIATGGLGPTEDDITRKIFARVLKRRLILDDDILTKLRARFAKRNMPMPEINARQAFVIERAQVLPNPNGTAPGMLIEEGKCTIAMLPGPPREMKPMFDSVVTPVLKQRVGDVLILRRKLSIFGLGESAVDEKAAPVYTKYKNPSTTILFKDGQIELHLTAQVKNETEGNRLLDELSGQLDEVLGEYIYSRRDETLEQVVGELLRWRGYSLATAESCTGGLLAGRITEVPGSSEYFLEGAVTYSNEAKMRTLGVPKEMLEEHGAVSEPVACAMASGVQKLAGSTFGIGVTGIAGPSGGTEEKPVGLVYIALADEDTVTARKVIFPGDRQFIRTLTVNAALDMLRRRIK